A window from Cydia strobilella chromosome 9, ilCydStro3.1, whole genome shotgun sequence encodes these proteins:
- the LOC134744329 gene encoding uncharacterized protein LOC134744329 isoform X1 has protein sequence MMHVTASKYRELTNNTKVIISTLTQEAEARRKILRGRRVMTRTYYRGNAIPAWAISLIAGIGMLLIGGILYVVMRKLVLSSETGTLNTYQPALQNEDV, from the exons atgatgcatgtaactgcgtcgaaatatcgggagctcacaaataatacaaaag TAATCATCAGCACGCTCACACAGGAGGCTGAAGCTCGAAGAAAGATTTTGAGAGGAAGGCGTGTCATGACGCGAACTTATTACC GTGGCAACGCGATACCAGCCTGGGCTATAAGCCTCATCGCAGGCATTGGAATGCTTTTGATTGGCGGCATTCTGTACGTGGTTATGAGAAAACTCGTCCTCTCCTCTGAAACGGGCACATTGAATACGTATCAACCAGCGTTGCAGAATGAAGACGTTTGA
- the LOC134744329 gene encoding uncharacterized protein LOC134744329 isoform X2 — MAQRKSLLFYLAAILVIISTLTQEAEARRKILRGRRVMTRTYYRGNAIPAWAISLIAGIGMLLIGGILYVVMRKLVLSSETGTLNTYQPALQNEDV, encoded by the exons ATGGCACAAAGGAAGTCCTTACTGTTTTACTTGGCGGCTATCTTGG TAATCATCAGCACGCTCACACAGGAGGCTGAAGCTCGAAGAAAGATTTTGAGAGGAAGGCGTGTCATGACGCGAACTTATTACC GTGGCAACGCGATACCAGCCTGGGCTATAAGCCTCATCGCAGGCATTGGAATGCTTTTGATTGGCGGCATTCTGTACGTGGTTATGAGAAAACTCGTCCTCTCCTCTGAAACGGGCACATTGAATACGTATCAACCAGCGTTGCAGAATGAAGACGTTTGA
- the LOC134744332 gene encoding small ribosomal subunit protein mS23 — MASSRLERIGTIFTRVEGLITRGAMKPDDRPLWFDIYKRFPPLTEPKFAKPLPEIKPIRPILYEEDVVRAKFHSAGQGYGVINMLSPTGETPIKKLVKQYEKLKAEGVPETELVEKVSAAVDTQYTQRQEAVPQKPIVKNPDSVTAQVLAEADLKNIFIEK, encoded by the exons atgGCGAGTAGTAGACTGGAAAGAATAGGCACAATTTTCACAAG AGTGGAGGGCCTGATTACTCGTGGAGCAATGAAGCCAGACGACCGACCGCTGTGGTTTGACATCTACAAGAGGTTCCCGCCGCTCACAGAACCCAAATTTGCAAAGCCGTTGCCAGAAATCAAACCCATAAGACCTATTCTTTATGAAGAAGATGTTGTTAGAgc GAAATTCCATTCTGCCGGACAAGGCTACGGCGTAATCAACATGCTAAGCCCAACCGGAGAAACGCCTATAAAGAAGCTAGTGAAACAATACGAAAAGTTGAAGGCTGAAGGTGTTCCAGAGACCGAGCTCGTTGAGAAGGTTTCCGCGGCCGTGGATACGCAATATACACAGCGACAAGAGGCTGTGCCGCAAAAACCGATCGTTAAAAACCCGGATTCAGTAACAGCGCAAGTTCTGGCAGAAGCAgacttgaaaaatattttcattgagaaataa
- the LOC134744330 gene encoding uncharacterized protein LOC134744330, with translation MSNAKKTGKSKFLADDLNDFINKSQFLKESPKTGKPQKRNKSAAPAIQEDDMSRLMIEQQVSMKKKKISASQASETPHKVRDTIMQQIKSRQQCNDLMLNNLSNTITKLDADHAQMKENQDKLEQVTGALLKCIQQSSGAHKQSLKLLSEFHDTFKKSYEEMNVLHKAENEKLIEEIEDDLKNLEQKLIMETKRSGWDNLRKTIFHAMQNDL, from the exons ATGTCTAACGCAAAGAAAACTGGTAAATCAAAGTTCTTGGCGGATGATCTAAacgatttcataaataaaagccAGTTTCTAAAAGAATCTCCTAAGACTGGAAAACCTCAAAAGCGTAATAAATCAGCGGCACCAGCAATACAAGAAGATGACATGTCCAGATTAATGATTGAGCAACAAGTaagcatgaaaaaaaaaaagatctcaGCAAGTCAAGCATCTGAGACACCTCACAAAGTCCGGGACACAATTATGCAGCAAATAAAATCAAG ACAACAATGTAATGATCTTATGCTAAACAACTTGTCAAATACTATAACGAAACTAGATGCTGATCACGCACAGATGAAAGAAAATCAAGATAAATTAGAGCAAGTCACTGGAGCTCTATTGAAGTGCATTCAACAGTCTAGTGGTGCTCATAAGCAAAGTCTGAAGTTGTTGTCGGAGTTCCATGACACTTTTAAAAAGAG TTATGAGGAAATGAATGTTCTACATAAGGCAGAGAATGAAAAACTGATTGAAGAAATAGAGGATGACCTTAAGAATTTGGAGCAGAAGTTAATTATGGAAACTAAGCGGAGTGGCTGGGACAATTTACGCAAAACGATTTTTCATGCTATGCAAAATGATTTGTAA
- the LOC134744328 gene encoding splicing factor U2AF 50 kDa subunit, which translates to MGEDKDRRRRSRSRERRRSRSRSRERREREKRPARSKSKSPTSKRSRRRKPSLYWDVPPPGFEHITPLQYKAMQAAGQIPANIVADTPQAAVPVVGSTITRQARRLYVGNIPFGVTEEETMEFFNQQMHLSGLAQAAGNPVLACQINLDKNFAFLEFRSIDETTQAMAFDGINFKGQSLKIRRPHDYQPMPGTENPSINVPAGVISTVVPDSPHKIFIGGLPNYLNEDQVKELLMSFGQLRAFNLVKDSSTGLSKGYAFAEYVDISMTDQAIAGLNGMQLGDKKLIVQRASIGAKNSTLAMTGAAPVQLQVAGLTLAGAGPATEVLCLLNMVTPDELRDEEEYEDILEDIKEECNKYGCVRSIEIPRPIEGVEVPGCGKVFVEFNSIADCQKAQQTLTGRKFSNRVVVTSYFDPDKYHRREF; encoded by the exons ATGGGTGAAGATAAAG ATCGCCGACGCAGATCCCGTTCCCGAGAGAGAAGGCGCTCCAGATCACGATCAAGGGAGCGTCGTGAGAGAGAAAAGCGGCCGGCAAGGAGCAAATCGAAGTCTCCCACGTCGAAACGGTCGCGTCGCCGCAAACCTTCGCTCTACTGGGATGTGCCGCCACCGGGCTTCGAGCACATCACTCCTCTGCAGTATAAGGCTATGCAGGCGGCAGGCCAGATCCCAGCGAATATCGTAGCAGACACGCCCCAGGCGGCAGTCCCTGTGGTTGGCTCAACCATCACTCGGCAAGCGCGAAGGTTGTATGTGGGTAATATACCTTTTGGGGTCACTGAAGAGGAAACCATGGAGTTCTTCAACCAGCAGATGCATCTTTCAGGATTGGCTCAAGCGGCCGGAAACCCAGTCCTTGCTTGCCAGATAAACTTGGACAAAAACTTTGCATTCCTCGAGTTCAGATCTATAGATGAGACGACTCAGGCCATGGCATTTGATGGCATCAACTTCAAAGGGCAGAGTTTAAAGATTAGACGGCCACATGATTACCAGCCCATGCCTGGCACTGAGAACCCATCTATTAATGTTCCAG CTGGAGTTATCAGCACAGTGGTTCCAGATTCACCACATAAAATATTCATAGGCGGCTTGCCTAACTATCTGAATGAGGATCAG GTGAAAGAACTCCTGATGTCATTTGGACAACTTCGGGCTTTCAATTTAGTGAAAGATTCTTCAACGGGTCTCAGCAAGGGATATGCCTTTGCTGAATATGTGGACATTTCAATGACAGATCAG GCTATCGCGGGTCTGAATGGTATGCAGCTGGGTGACAAGAAACTCATAGTCCAACGAGCCAGTATTGGAGCAAAGAATTCAACATTAG CAATGACGGGCGCCGCGCCGGTACAGCTGCAGGTGGCCGGGCTCACGCTGGCGGGCGCCGGGCCGGCCACCGAGGTGCTGTGCCTGCTCAACATGGTCACGCCCGACGAGCTGCGCGACGAGGAGGAGTATGAGGACATCCTAGAGGACATCAA GGAGGAATGCAATAAATACGGCTGCGTGCGCAGTATAGAAATCCCTCGACCCATCGAAGGCGTGGAAGTGCCGGGTTGTGGAAAG GTGTTTGTAGAGTTCAACAGCATCGCCGACTGCCAGAAAGCGCAGCAAACTCTCACAGGAAGAAAATTCAGCAACAGAGTTGTGGTCACATCTTACTTCGATCCAGACAAGTACCACCGTCGAGAGTTCTAG